In Podarcis muralis chromosome 14, rPodMur119.hap1.1, whole genome shotgun sequence, one genomic interval encodes:
- the LOC114584056 gene encoding cytochrome P450 3A12-like isoform X3 — protein MNLLPSFSTETWSLLIVLLGLFMLYGIWPYSHFRNLGIPGPRPLPFIGTLLSYRKGFINFDTECFQKYGRNWGFYDGRQPILATMDPVIIKTVLVKECYSTFTNRRNVGLGGLFESAITMVKDEQWKRIRTVLSPTFTSGKLKEMFPIIKHYGEVLVRNVQKKVEKDELLVAKDVFGAFSMDVITSTSFGVNIDSMNNPDDPFVKEIQKLTKFSFNLHILLAFVFPFVVSLLNLMKITFFNPEAMNFFERSFAKIKATREKEGQGGRVDFLQLMINSQKSNREHQSNGSDPSYKGLTDDEILAQAFTFVFGGYETNSNSLGYTAYFLAIHPDVQQKLQAEVDTILPNKAPLTYDAIMQLEYLDMVLNETQRLYPFGGRLERLCKKDVEINGVTIPKGTLVMIPPYTLHRDPEYWPEPEEFRPERFSKENKDKIDPYTYLPFGAGPRNCLGMRFALVTMKVAIAILMQHFSFKVCDETPIPLEMSNEAFLVPKKPIVLKLVPRGDPRAKGE, from the exons ATGAATCTCCTTCCAAGCTTCTCCACTGAGACATGGTCCCTTCTCATTGTCCTTCTGGGCCTTTTCATGCT ATATGGAATTTGGCCATACAGCCATTTTCGAAATCTGGGCATTCCAGGTCCGAGGCCATTGCCTTTCATCGGAACTCTCTTGTCGTATCGTAAG GGGTTTATCAACTTTGATACAGAGTGCTTTCAGAAATATGGGAGGAACTGGGG GTTTTACGATGGCCGGCAGCCTATATTAGCCACGATGGATCCCGTCATTATTAAAACTGTCCTCGTGAAAGAGTGCTACTCCACCTTCACCAACCGCCGG AATGTAGGTTTAGGTGGGCTGTTTGAGTCTGCCATCACGATGGTGAAGGACGAACAATGGAAGAGGATTCGCACTGTGCTCTCTCCAACCTTCACCAGCGGAAAGCTAAaggag ATGTTTCCCATCATCAAACACTACGGGGAGGTTCTGGTCCGGAACGTTCAGAAGAAAGTGGAAAAGGATGAGCTTCTGGTTGCGAAGGA TGTCTTTGGGGCCTTCAGCATGGATGTGATCACCAGCACTTCGTTTGGTGTGAATATTGACTCTATGAACAACCCTGATGACCCTTTTGTCAAGGAGATCCAGAAACTGACCAAGTTTTCCTTTAATCTACATATACTTTTAGCAT TTGTGTTCCCGTTTGTGGTTTCTCTCCTCAACTTAATGAAAATCACTTTCTTCAACCCAGAAGCTATGAACTTCTTCGAGAGGTCATTTGCGAAAATAAAGGCGACACGGGAGAAAGAAGGCCAGGGG GGCCGGGTGGATTTCCTGCAGCTGATGATCAACTCCCAGAAGTCCAACAGGGAGCACCAGAGCAACGGCTCGGATCCTTCCTATAAAG gCTTGACTGATGATGAAATCCTGGCCCAAGCCTTCACCTTTGTCTTTGGTGGATACGAAACCAACAGCAACTCTTTGGGCTATACGGCCTACTTTTTAGCCATTCACCCAGATGTCCAGCAGAAGCTTCAAGCTGAGGTAGATACGATCCTGCCCAACAAG GCTCCTCTCACCTACGATGCCATCATGCAACTGGAGTATCTTGACATGGTCCTGAACGAAACGCAAAGGCTGTATCCTTTTGGAGGGCGGCTCGAAAGGCTCTGCAAGAAAGATGTCGAAATCAATGGCGTCACTATCCCGAAAGGCACATTGGTGATGATCCCACCCTACACGCTTCATCGGGACCCCGAATACTGGCCGGAACCTGAAGAGTTCAGACCTGAGAG GTTCAGCAAAGAGAATAAGGACAAAATAGATCCCTACACGTACCTGCCCTTTGGAGCTGGTCCCCGGAACTGCCTGGGAATGCGCTTTGCTCTCGTCACGATGAAGGTGGCAATTGCAATCCTGATGCAGCATTTTTCCTTCAAGGTCTGCGATGAAACGCCG ATTCCTCTGGAGATGAGCAACGAAGCCTTCTTAGTGCCAAAGAAACCAATAGTTCTGAAGCTGGTGCCACGAGGTGATCCCCGGGCGAAGGGGGAGTGA